The Allocatelliglobosispora scoriae genome contains a region encoding:
- a CDS encoding HNH endonuclease signature motif containing protein gives MAFILPEVCPIGREGLLSYGRSNVVSVMTGVVELGLGLDACSVSSPIYLSDDELVESADAVMVAVSRLAAVQAGLVREIDGRGLAKKLGASSTLAWLKARYLLAGPSAARLVKLAVEAEHDAPAASAALADGAVNADQVLAIAAAVRELPGELDAETRHKAEAQLVEFAAIHDPVTLSTLGRRILDTVDPEASEAREAELLRKQEERAYNARAFNLSSDHLTGRVKVSGWLDGESAAIVRAAIDPLCAPGRSRLRSGASAESSVAEGGPAESDVVDDRSPTQRRADALVDVCRLALATGDLPDNGGERPQLAVMAEFDVLTGQLKAGTLETGERLSPEAVRRIACDCGLLPGVMDGTGSVLDLGRERRAWTGAARKAILLRDRGCVFPGCDRPPRWTDIHHVAQWQHGGGTDRDNGAAFCGHHHRVIHQGHWQVRIASDGLPELIPPAYVDRQRRPRRNRYHRRP, from the coding sequence ATGGCGTTCATCCTGCCAGAGGTGTGCCCGATCGGTCGTGAGGGATTGTTGTCGTACGGGCGTTCTAATGTGGTGAGCGTGATGACGGGGGTCGTTGAGCTGGGCTTGGGCTTGGATGCCTGTTCCGTGAGCTCGCCGATCTACCTCTCCGACGACGAGCTGGTCGAGTCGGCCGACGCAGTGATGGTGGCCGTGTCGCGCCTGGCGGCGGTTCAGGCCGGGCTGGTGCGTGAGATCGACGGGCGCGGGCTGGCGAAGAAGTTGGGCGCGTCGTCGACCCTGGCATGGCTGAAGGCGCGATATCTGCTCGCCGGTCCGTCGGCAGCGCGGTTGGTGAAGCTGGCCGTCGAGGCCGAACACGACGCTCCGGCCGCGTCGGCGGCGCTGGCTGACGGTGCGGTCAATGCTGATCAGGTGCTGGCGATCGCTGCCGCGGTGCGTGAGCTCCCCGGTGAGTTGGATGCGGAGACGCGGCATAAGGCTGAAGCGCAGCTGGTCGAGTTCGCCGCCATCCATGATCCGGTGACCCTCTCCACCCTGGGTCGGCGGATTCTCGACACGGTCGATCCCGAGGCCTCCGAGGCACGGGAGGCGGAGTTGCTGCGCAAGCAGGAAGAGCGGGCCTACAACGCGCGAGCCTTCAACCTGTCATCTGATCACTTGACCGGTCGGGTGAAGGTCTCCGGATGGCTCGACGGTGAGAGCGCGGCGATTGTGCGGGCGGCGATCGATCCGCTCTGCGCCCCAGGGCGGTCCCGACTGCGTTCGGGTGCCTCTGCCGAGTCATCGGTTGCCGAGGGCGGACCGGCAGAGTCGGATGTGGTCGATGACCGCTCGCCGACGCAGCGACGCGCCGATGCTCTCGTCGATGTGTGCCGCCTCGCGCTGGCGACCGGGGATCTGCCCGACAACGGCGGCGAGCGGCCGCAGTTGGCAGTGATGGCGGAGTTCGACGTGCTGACCGGGCAGCTGAAGGCCGGGACCCTGGAGACGGGGGAGCGGTTGTCGCCGGAGGCGGTGCGACGGATCGCGTGCGACTGCGGTCTTCTGCCGGGTGTGATGGACGGGACCGGCTCGGTACTGGATCTGGGTCGGGAGCGGCGGGCGTGGACGGGAGCCGCACGTAAGGCGATCCTGCTGCGGGATCGTGGATGCGTGTTCCCGGGGTGTGACCGGCCGCCGCGCTGGACGGATATTCACCATGTCGCCCAGTGGCAGCATGGCGGTGGCACGGATCGGGACAACGGGGCTGCGTTCTGCGGTCACCACCACCGGGTGATTCACCAGGGGCACTGGCAGGTGCGGATTGCTTCGGACGGATTGCCGGAGCTGATCCCACCTGCCTATGTCGACCGTCAGCGCAGGCCGCGGCGCAACAGGTACCATCGGCGGCCCTAG
- a CDS encoding O-methyltransferase: MSRQSITLDTAMHDYLVAHGTPPDDILTELAEETARALGGVSRMQISPEQAALFTLLAASLNVRNAVEVGTFTGLSSLALARGMAPGGKLVCFDISEEYTSIARRYWARAGVDDRIELRLGAAAELLPELPNEAYLDFVFIDADKPGYATYWGELVPRLRQGGIIAVDNVLWSGRVLDPASEHDESTAAIVAFNDMVAADKRVQATMLPIGDGLTLARKL; the protein is encoded by the coding sequence ATGAGCCGCCAGTCGATCACCCTTGACACCGCGATGCACGACTACCTCGTCGCGCACGGCACACCGCCCGACGACATCCTCACCGAGCTCGCCGAGGAGACCGCTCGGGCACTCGGCGGTGTGTCGCGGATGCAGATCTCGCCCGAGCAGGCGGCGTTGTTCACCCTGCTGGCGGCGTCGCTCAACGTGCGTAACGCGGTCGAGGTCGGCACGTTCACCGGGCTGAGCTCGCTCGCCCTGGCGCGGGGCATGGCGCCGGGCGGCAAGCTGGTCTGTTTCGACATCTCCGAGGAGTACACGTCGATCGCCCGGCGCTACTGGGCACGAGCGGGTGTCGACGACCGGATCGAGCTGCGACTCGGCGCGGCGGCAGAGCTTCTGCCGGAGCTGCCGAACGAGGCCTACCTGGACTTCGTCTTCATCGACGCCGACAAGCCGGGCTACGCGACCTACTGGGGCGAGTTGGTGCCGCGGCTTCGCCAGGGCGGGATCATCGCGGTCGACAACGTGCTCTGGTCCGGGCGGGTGCTCGACCCGGCGAGCGAGCACGACGAGAGCACCGCGGCGATCGTCGCCTTCAACGACATGGTCGCCGCGGACAAGCGGGTCCAGGCCACGATGCTGCCGATCGGCGACGGCCTGACCCTGGCCCGCAAGCTCTAG
- a CDS encoding Maf family protein has protein sequence MYAHHAPSIILASASPARRKLLSDAGIDAEILVSGVDEESVNANRPETLCGVLARMKAHAVADRLKHTERPAGGLLVLGCDSLLAFEGQALGKPKDPDEAFHRWQAMRGKSGVLHTGHCLIKLATGKAVERVASTVVHFADVSDDEIETYVASGEPLHVAGSFTLDGLSSPYVDRIEGDPSNVIGLSLPTLRGLLGELDIAISALWRTNLKA, from the coding sequence GTGTACGCACACCACGCCCCGTCGATCATCCTCGCCTCGGCGAGCCCTGCCCGTCGCAAGCTGCTCAGCGACGCGGGCATCGACGCTGAGATCCTGGTCAGCGGGGTCGATGAGGAGAGCGTCAACGCCAACCGGCCCGAGACGCTCTGCGGAGTGCTGGCCCGGATGAAGGCACATGCCGTGGCCGATCGCCTCAAGCACACCGAGCGCCCGGCGGGCGGCCTGCTGGTCCTGGGCTGCGATTCGCTGCTCGCCTTCGAGGGCCAGGCGCTGGGCAAGCCCAAGGACCCTGACGAGGCGTTCCACCGCTGGCAGGCGATGCGCGGCAAGTCCGGTGTGCTGCACACCGGACACTGCCTGATCAAGCTCGCCACGGGCAAGGCGGTGGAGCGGGTCGCTTCGACGGTCGTGCACTTCGCCGACGTCAGCGATGACGAGATCGAGACGTACGTCGCCTCCGGCGAACCCCTGCACGTGGCCGGCTCGTTCACGCTGGACGGGCTCAGCTCGCCGTATGTGGACAGGATCGAGGGCGATCCGAGCAACGTCATCGGCCTGTCGCTGCCCACGCTGCGTGGCCTGCTCGGAGAGCTGGATATCGCGATCTCGGCGCTCTGGCGCACTAATCTGAAGGCATGA
- a CDS encoding GtrA family protein: protein MSTLTSPPPPSAPAPAREAGLIAGLYDRFSHLVHELGKFGVVGGLCFGVDFGLNAILLAQGVEDLAAKAISTTIAATLAFAGNRYWTWRDRESSGLGREYALYFFFNLVGLGIALICVAISKYGLGGIWPEVFDTKLASLIAGSVVGNVFGTIFRFWAYRRFVFLAPNAAPVTEEA, encoded by the coding sequence GTGTCCACCCTGACCAGCCCGCCCCCGCCGTCCGCACCCGCACCCGCGCGGGAGGCCGGGCTGATCGCCGGGCTCTATGACCGGTTCAGCCATCTGGTGCATGAGCTGGGCAAGTTCGGTGTCGTCGGCGGGCTCTGCTTCGGCGTCGACTTCGGGCTCAACGCGATCCTGCTCGCCCAGGGCGTCGAGGACCTGGCGGCGAAGGCGATCTCCACCACGATCGCGGCGACCCTCGCCTTCGCGGGCAACCGCTACTGGACCTGGCGCGACCGGGAGAGCTCCGGCCTGGGCCGGGAGTACGCGCTCTACTTCTTCTTCAACCTCGTCGGCCTGGGCATCGCCCTCATCTGCGTGGCGATCTCGAAATACGGCCTGGGCGGCATCTGGCCCGAGGTCTTCGACACGAAGCTCGCCAGCCTGATCGCGGGAAGTGTCGTCGGCAACGTCTTCGGGACGATTTTCCGGTTCTGGGCTTATCGCCGCTTTGTCTTCCTGGCCCCGAACGCTGCCCCCGTGACCGAAGAGGCGTGA
- a CDS encoding GtrA family protein encodes MRLVQYLPERWQKLAHELVKFGAVGVLNTLINLAVFNALLLSIDNVGRLKANMVATVVATVFAYFMNRHWTFKDRPSGHSTRREFVLFFVFNLIGLGIESALLGGTVYLLGLTGIIAVNIAKMVGLVLGTAFRFWSYRTFVFTSPTITAHIPEPLSEEAALLAAVAVTGQLSNENEFEELTDELERELEKKSAAAPQRPTLRKRPAKSSR; translated from the coding sequence GTGCGTCTTGTCCAGTACCTGCCGGAGCGCTGGCAGAAGCTCGCTCACGAACTCGTGAAGTTCGGCGCAGTGGGCGTCTTGAACACGTTGATCAACCTCGCTGTGTTCAATGCCCTGCTGCTGAGCATCGACAACGTCGGCCGGCTCAAGGCCAACATGGTGGCGACGGTCGTCGCGACGGTTTTCGCCTACTTCATGAACCGGCACTGGACCTTCAAGGACCGGCCGAGCGGGCACTCCACCCGCCGCGAATTCGTGCTCTTCTTCGTCTTCAACCTGATCGGCCTGGGCATCGAGTCCGCGCTGCTCGGCGGCACCGTCTACCTGCTCGGCCTGACGGGCATCATCGCCGTCAACATCGCGAAGATGGTCGGCCTCGTGCTCGGCACGGCGTTCCGCTTCTGGTCCTACCGGACATTCGTCTTCACCAGTCCGACGATCACCGCGCACATCCCGGAGCCGCTGTCCGAGGAGGCGGCGCTGCTGGCCGCCGTCGCGGTCACCGGTCAGCTCTCGAATGAGAACGAGTTCGAGGAGCTCACGGATGAGCTGGAGCGGGAGCTGGAGAAGAAGTCGGCCGCCGCACCGCAGCGCCCGACCCTGCGCAAGCGTCCCGCCAAGTCTTCGCGCTGA
- a CDS encoding acyl-CoA carboxylase subunit epsilon, producing the protein MSDDVITVLRGNPTTDEIAALVGVLVGWAGARTEPAAPTAVSAWWASGLPSASATRGPDAWRVSGLPR; encoded by the coding sequence ATGAGTGATGATGTGATCACCGTTCTGCGGGGCAACCCCACCACCGATGAGATCGCCGCGCTGGTGGGCGTACTCGTCGGATGGGCTGGAGCACGGACCGAGCCGGCCGCGCCGACGGCGGTCTCCGCCTGGTGGGCCAGCGGTCTTCCCAGCGCATCGGCGACTCGCGGTCCGGACGCCTGGCGCGTCAGCGGTCTGCCCAGGTGA
- a CDS encoding MFS transporter gives MPRLLRDPITWLIYAQLALWGYFNYGFGPIVPLLRDEEHTSSGVASLHSTAIAAGAMIGGATFPVLARRWGRGNVMWAAVAAIALCTVGFVALPARLPLTLSLAAIIAVFGILLVSGVVSALSEHHGPAGPAALSEANAAACAAGLVAPLVIGATVNAGWGWRPGLAVLIALVVIVAVIAFTRGVRVPSGSVAPATAKGVTRGALPRAYWIAWTMMAVTGSVEVGLSMWTVDVLRTNVGMASGSAAALISAILAGMFIGRLFGARLTLRLPVIPLYLAALATSAVGFAIFWTAGSPVQAGAGLVVLGLGNALHYPLVIALAVQVSPGQADRAAAASAYSMGLSFGAGPLVLGLIADRVGAHAAFLLVPLLLLLAGFLAWRLSLALRPAAPDSSAAGAASAAELLAEAPIIESLTPAVASSASSSGSVRG, from the coding sequence GTGCCCCGCCTTCTCCGCGACCCGATCACCTGGTTGATCTACGCTCAGTTAGCCCTCTGGGGCTACTTCAACTACGGGTTCGGGCCGATCGTGCCGCTGCTGCGCGACGAGGAGCACACCTCCAGCGGGGTCGCCAGCCTGCACAGCACCGCCATCGCCGCCGGAGCCATGATCGGCGGCGCCACGTTCCCCGTTCTCGCCCGTCGATGGGGTCGCGGTAACGTCATGTGGGCCGCCGTCGCGGCGATCGCGCTCTGCACCGTCGGCTTCGTCGCTCTCCCGGCCCGGCTGCCGCTCACCCTCAGCCTCGCCGCGATCATCGCGGTCTTCGGGATCCTGCTCGTCAGCGGTGTCGTCTCCGCCCTCTCCGAGCACCACGGCCCGGCCGGGCCCGCCGCGCTCAGCGAGGCCAACGCCGCCGCCTGTGCGGCCGGCCTCGTCGCGCCGCTCGTCATCGGCGCCACGGTCAACGCCGGCTGGGGCTGGCGTCCCGGCCTCGCCGTCCTGATCGCGCTCGTCGTGATCGTCGCGGTGATCGCGTTCACCCGGGGGGTACGCGTGCCGTCCGGCTCCGTCGCCCCGGCCACCGCGAAGGGTGTGACCCGAGGCGCTCTGCCCAGGGCATACTGGATCGCCTGGACCATGATGGCCGTCACCGGCTCGGTCGAGGTCGGCCTCTCGATGTGGACCGTCGACGTGCTGCGGACCAACGTAGGCATGGCCTCCGGTTCCGCCGCCGCGCTGATCTCCGCCATCCTCGCCGGCATGTTCATCGGCCGGCTCTTCGGTGCCCGGCTGACCCTGCGGCTGCCGGTGATCCCGCTCTATCTCGCCGCGCTCGCCACCAGTGCGGTCGGCTTCGCGATCTTCTGGACGGCGGGTTCGCCGGTTCAGGCGGGGGCTGGTCTCGTGGTTCTCGGACTCGGGAATGCGCTGCACTACCCGCTCGTGATCGCGCTGGCGGTGCAGGTGTCGCCGGGGCAGGCGGACCGAGCGGCAGCCGCGTCGGCGTACTCGATGGGGCTGAGCTTCGGGGCCGGTCCGCTGGTGTTGGGGCTCATCGCGGACCGGGTCGGCGCGCACGCTGCGTTTCTGCTGGTGCCGTTGCTGCTGCTGCTCGCCGGGTTCCTGGCGTGGCGGTTGAGCCTGGCGCTACGACCTGCTGCCCCGGATTCGTCGGCTGCCGGTGCGGCCTCGGCGGCTGAGCTGCTGGCGGAGGCTCCGATCATCGAAAGCCTGACGCCGGCTGTGGCATCGTCGGCATCGTCGTCGGGCTCGGTTCGCGGCTGA
- a CDS encoding S8 family serine peptidase: MKRILAASLVASLSFATLLPAVPSYADATRDRQWFATALRFAEVHQITQGNGVIVAVIDSGVEQDHPDLIGNVLPGTDIVAGGAGNGWGDKSGHGTGMAGLIAAHGHGSGGKDGALGVAPKARILPIRVFINDNEPIPGNFYAKAIDWAVAHGAKIISISANTAGGDFEAVKRAHAAGVIVVGSAGNAPDDSFVAAPASYDGFALAVGGTDRNGNHWTKSVTGKALDIAAPAVDITSTSSSNSYRTGTGTSDSAAIIAGALALIWSRYPTLSRDEVIYRLLATAVDKGTRGKDEQTGNGLVDIVAALTADAVLPSPSITSRETGSLSVTAPTSTAEAPTQPDGVGASIILMAIACLLVIAVMAIVAVARRRRNRKS; encoded by the coding sequence ATGAAACGCATCCTCGCCGCCTCACTGGTTGCATCACTCAGCTTTGCGACACTGCTCCCCGCCGTTCCTTCCTATGCGGATGCGACGCGCGATCGGCAGTGGTTCGCCACCGCATTGCGGTTCGCTGAAGTTCATCAGATCACACAGGGCAACGGCGTCATCGTCGCCGTGATCGACTCTGGAGTAGAGCAAGATCATCCGGATCTCATCGGCAACGTGTTACCCGGCACGGATATCGTTGCCGGTGGCGCCGGTAACGGATGGGGCGACAAGTCAGGCCATGGAACCGGCATGGCTGGATTGATTGCCGCTCATGGACACGGGAGCGGCGGCAAGGACGGCGCCCTAGGCGTCGCACCGAAGGCGCGGATTCTACCGATCCGTGTCTTCATCAACGACAACGAACCCATACCCGGCAATTTCTATGCAAAGGCCATAGATTGGGCGGTTGCCCACGGTGCCAAGATTATTTCGATCTCCGCCAACACTGCCGGAGGCGACTTCGAAGCGGTGAAGAGAGCTCACGCGGCCGGCGTCATCGTCGTCGGCAGCGCCGGGAACGCACCTGACGATTCATTCGTCGCGGCACCGGCGAGCTACGACGGATTCGCGCTCGCGGTTGGTGGCACAGATCGCAATGGGAATCACTGGACTAAGTCCGTGACCGGCAAGGCCCTCGACATTGCCGCGCCCGCAGTCGACATAACTTCCACCAGCAGCAGTAACTCCTATCGAACCGGAACTGGCACCAGCGACTCGGCTGCGATCATCGCGGGCGCGCTAGCTCTCATCTGGTCGAGGTACCCCACCCTCAGCCGTGACGAGGTCATCTACCGGCTCTTGGCTACAGCTGTTGACAAGGGGACCAGAGGCAAGGACGAGCAGACTGGTAACGGTCTCGTCGACATCGTCGCCGCGCTAACCGCAGATGCCGTTCTTCCTTCGCCGTCTATAACTTCGCGTGAGACCGGCAGCCTCAGCGTCACAGCACCGACCAGCACGGCTGAGGCGCCGACACAGCCGGATGGCGTCGGCGCGTCGATCATCCTCATGGCGATCGCTTGCCTGCTTGTCATAGCCGTCATGGCCATCGTCGCCGTCGCTCGTCGGCGGCGGAACCGGAAGTCCTAG
- a CDS encoding acyl-CoA carboxylase subunit beta, which produces MTSAVDPHTTAGKLAELASRAEEAVHAGSARAVEKQHARGKKTARERIELLLDPDSFVELDELARHRSIAFGLEKTRPYGDGVVTGYGTIDGRPVCVFAQDFTVFGGSLGEVFGEKIVKVMELAMKTGCPVIGINDSGGARIQEGVVSLGLYGEIFFRNVRASGVIPQISLVMGPCAGGAVYSPAVTDFTVMVDQTSHMFITGPDVIKTVTGEDVGMEELGGARTHNTKSGNAHYLATDEEDAIDYVKALLAHLPSNNMDAAPALPVVASLESSESDLALDTLIPDSANQPYDIHAVIEAVVDEGDFLEVHSLYAQNIVVGFGRVEGRPVGIVANQPLHFAGTLDIAASEKAARFVRTCDAFNLPVLTFVDVPGFLPGTGQEWDGIIRRGAKLIYAYAEATVPKITVITRKAYGGAYDVMGSKHLGADLNFAWPTAQIAVMGAQGAVNILYRSELASAADPVAERARFITEYEDTLANPYIAAERGYIDAVIQPSSTRAQIVRGLRVLRNKRETLPPKKHGNIPL; this is translated from the coding sequence ATGACGTCCGCTGTTGATCCTCATACGACCGCAGGCAAGCTCGCGGAGCTGGCCTCCCGTGCCGAGGAGGCCGTTCACGCGGGCTCCGCCCGGGCTGTGGAGAAGCAGCACGCGCGCGGCAAGAAGACCGCGCGGGAGCGGATCGAGCTGCTGCTCGACCCGGATTCGTTCGTCGAGCTCGACGAGCTCGCCCGGCACCGGTCGATCGCCTTCGGCCTGGAGAAGACCCGGCCCTACGGCGACGGTGTCGTGACCGGCTACGGCACGATCGACGGTCGGCCCGTCTGCGTCTTCGCGCAGGACTTCACCGTCTTCGGCGGCTCGCTCGGCGAGGTCTTCGGCGAGAAGATCGTCAAGGTGATGGAGCTGGCGATGAAGACCGGCTGCCCGGTCATCGGCATCAACGACTCCGGCGGCGCCCGGATTCAGGAGGGCGTGGTCAGCCTCGGCCTCTACGGAGAGATCTTCTTCCGCAACGTCCGGGCCAGCGGGGTCATCCCGCAGATCTCCCTCGTCATGGGCCCGTGCGCGGGCGGGGCCGTGTACTCACCCGCCGTCACCGACTTCACCGTCATGGTCGACCAGACGAGCCACATGTTCATCACCGGTCCCGACGTGATCAAGACGGTGACCGGCGAAGACGTCGGCATGGAGGAGCTCGGCGGCGCCCGGACCCACAACACGAAGTCGGGCAACGCGCACTACCTCGCCACCGACGAGGAGGACGCGATCGACTACGTCAAGGCGTTGCTCGCGCACCTGCCGTCCAACAACATGGACGCCGCCCCCGCGCTGCCCGTCGTGGCCTCGCTGGAGTCGTCCGAGTCGGACCTCGCGCTGGACACGCTGATCCCGGACTCCGCCAACCAGCCCTACGACATCCATGCCGTCATCGAGGCGGTGGTCGACGAGGGAGACTTCCTCGAGGTCCACTCGCTCTACGCGCAGAACATCGTCGTCGGGTTCGGGCGGGTCGAGGGGCGGCCGGTCGGGATCGTCGCCAACCAGCCGCTGCACTTCGCCGGCACGCTCGACATCGCGGCGAGCGAGAAGGCGGCTCGCTTCGTGCGCACATGTGATGCGTTCAACCTGCCGGTGCTCACGTTCGTCGACGTACCCGGGTTCCTTCCGGGCACCGGGCAGGAGTGGGACGGGATCATCCGCCGTGGCGCCAAGCTGATCTACGCGTACGCCGAGGCCACCGTCCCGAAGATCACCGTGATCACGAGGAAGGCGTACGGCGGCGCATACGACGTGATGGGCTCCAAGCACCTCGGTGCCGATCTCAACTTCGCCTGGCCGACCGCGCAGATCGCCGTCATGGGGGCGCAGGGAGCCGTCAACATCCTCTACCGGTCCGAGCTGGCTTCGGCCGCCGATCCGGTGGCGGAGCGGGCCAGGTTCATCACGGAGTATGAGGACACGCTCGCCAACCCGTATATCGCTGCCGAGCGGGGATACATCGACGCCGTCATCCAGCCGTCGTCGACCCGGGCGCAGATCGTGCGCGGGCTGCGGGTGCTGCGCAACAAGCGGGAGACGCTGCCGCCGAAGAAGCACGGCAACATCCCGCTGTAG
- a CDS encoding PH domain-containing protein produces MAFPEDILTEGEHVDMHLHPHWKALIWPVVVLVAAIAGVAATAIWIGGDIPVYIAAAIGLILVFWLTVWPWLVWKTTHYVFTNERVLLQTGVFSRDRRDIPVSRINDHSMSQSFVERMLSCGTLTIESAGERGQSVLNDIPNVEKVQTRLYEIVERDRDAHSFNDDERAKPVTPSA; encoded by the coding sequence GTGGCATTTCCCGAGGACATTCTCACCGAGGGTGAGCATGTCGACATGCATCTCCACCCTCACTGGAAGGCTCTGATCTGGCCCGTCGTCGTGCTGGTGGCGGCTATCGCCGGCGTCGCAGCGACCGCGATCTGGATCGGCGGTGACATCCCCGTCTACATCGCCGCCGCCATCGGACTGATCCTGGTCTTCTGGCTGACGGTGTGGCCGTGGCTGGTCTGGAAGACGACACACTACGTCTTCACCAACGAGCGGGTGCTGCTGCAGACCGGCGTCTTCTCCCGCGACCGTCGTGACATTCCGGTGAGCCGGATCAACGACCACTCGATGTCCCAGTCCTTCGTCGAGCGGATGCTGAGCTGCGGCACGCTGACCATCGAGTCGGCGGGCGAGCGCGGCCAGTCCGTGCTCAACGACATCCCCAACGTGGAGAAGGTGCAGACCCGCCTCTACGAGATCGTCGAGCGCGACCGCGATGCACACAGCTTCAACGACGACGAGCGGGCCAAGCCGGTCACCCCGTCGGCTTAG
- a CDS encoding biotin--[acetyl-CoA-carboxylase] ligase — protein sequence MDLTLPAGWRLHAVTETGSTNADVAEAARRGAPEGLVVTAERQTAGRGRLDRSWESPAGAGLMFSVLLRPAVPVARWGWLPLLAGVALAHAVRGTAALDAELKWPNDLLVGGRKCAGILAEAVPDGVVIGIGLNVSLTEEELPTGPTGLAPTSLLLAGADDGRANRAALLEAILRGLAEWAVIWNSMGGDPVASGLREAYLGCCGTIGQQVRAVIPGGGESGGEIIGLADTVDADGRLVIIDASGARQAVAAADVIHVRPHEAGLDGRH from the coding sequence ATGGACCTGACCCTCCCCGCCGGATGGCGGTTACACGCCGTGACCGAGACCGGCTCGACCAACGCCGACGTCGCCGAAGCCGCCCGTCGCGGTGCGCCGGAGGGCCTCGTCGTCACCGCCGAGCGCCAGACCGCGGGCCGGGGCCGCCTCGACCGGTCCTGGGAATCACCGGCCGGAGCCGGGCTCATGTTCTCGGTCCTGCTGCGCCCGGCCGTCCCGGTCGCGCGCTGGGGGTGGCTTCCGCTGCTCGCGGGCGTCGCGCTTGCTCATGCGGTACGCGGGACCGCAGCCCTCGACGCCGAGCTGAAGTGGCCGAACGATCTGCTCGTGGGGGGACGCAAGTGTGCCGGCATCCTCGCCGAGGCGGTGCCGGACGGCGTGGTGATCGGGATCGGCCTCAACGTCTCGCTGACCGAGGAGGAGCTGCCGACCGGTCCGACCGGGCTGGCTCCCACCTCGCTGCTGCTCGCCGGTGCCGATGACGGCCGGGCGAACCGGGCCGCTCTGCTCGAAGCGATCCTGCGCGGGCTCGCCGAATGGGCGGTGATCTGGAACTCGATGGGCGGGGACCCGGTGGCGTCCGGGCTGCGCGAGGCCTACCTGGGCTGCTGCGGGACGATCGGTCAGCAGGTCAGGGCCGTGATACCCGGCGGCGGCGAGAGTGGTGGCGAGATCATCGGGCTCGCCGACACGGTGGACGCCGACGGTCGGCTGGTGATCATCGATGCGAGCGGTGCCCGGCAAGCCGTCGCGGCGGCCGATGTTATCCATGTCCGACCGCATGAGGCGGGACTGGACGGCAGGCACTAG